Proteins co-encoded in one Candidatus Cloacimonadota bacterium genomic window:
- a CDS encoding sigma-54-dependent Fis family transcriptional regulator has protein sequence MKILIIDDEMNICITLKNILEDEGYNCSYALDARTGLKLVDTLLPDVILLDVRLEDMNGLEVLERIVKINKEIIVIMISGHSGIQEAVKSIKLGAFDFLEKPLSLTNIKHTIKKAIEFKLISQDYQRLRQSVDERYKIIGDGKAIQDLREMIRKVAPSEAKILIRGESGTGKELVAYAIHNQSKRNNKPFVKFNSAAIPNELVESELFGFEKGAFTGAHRSKNGKIEQADRGTLFLDEIGDMNLNAQAKILRVIQEGEFERVGGNKTQKINTRIIAATHKNLEELVEQGSFRQDLYYRLNVIPIETPSLRQHPEDIPVLIEYFSKHYANELKIKIKNFLPETISELQSWKFKGNVRELKNLIERIYILIEKEDIEKNDVLELYNISKDIDFWNQTILYKDKKREFETRYLSTQLKIQQGNLSRTAEVLGLQVSNLSRKVKELGI, from the coding sequence ATGAAGATATTAATAATCGACGATGAAATGAACATCTGCATAACTTTAAAAAATATCCTTGAAGATGAAGGATATAATTGCAGTTATGCTCTCGATGCCAGAACCGGTTTAAAACTGGTCGATACATTGCTTCCTGATGTAATTCTGCTCGATGTCAGGTTGGAAGATATGAATGGTCTAGAAGTTCTGGAAAGGATCGTGAAGATCAATAAAGAAATAATTGTCATTATGATCTCCGGACACAGCGGTATCCAGGAAGCTGTAAAATCTATAAAATTAGGAGCATTCGATTTTCTGGAAAAACCTCTGAGCCTGACCAATATTAAACACACGATCAAAAAAGCGATCGAATTCAAATTAATTTCACAGGACTATCAAAGACTAAGACAATCAGTAGATGAAAGATATAAAATTATCGGAGATGGAAAAGCAATTCAGGATTTGCGGGAGATGATCAGGAAAGTAGCTCCCAGCGAAGCAAAAATCCTGATTCGTGGAGAAAGCGGGACCGGCAAAGAACTGGTCGCTTATGCCATTCATAATCAAAGTAAGAGAAATAACAAACCTTTTGTTAAATTCAATTCTGCTGCCATTCCCAATGAACTGGTGGAAAGCGAACTCTTCGGTTTTGAGAAAGGTGCTTTTACCGGAGCTCATCGCAGTAAGAATGGCAAGATCGAACAGGCAGACAGAGGAACCCTCTTTCTCGATGAAATTGGAGATATGAACCTGAATGCCCAGGCAAAAATTCTGCGGGTTATCCAGGAAGGTGAATTTGAAAGAGTCGGAGGAAATAAAACCCAGAAAATAAATACGAGGATTATTGCTGCCACTCATAAAAACCTGGAAGAACTGGTAGAACAGGGAAGTTTCAGACAAGACCTTTATTATCGCTTGAATGTTATTCCCATTGAAACCCCTTCCCTACGCCAGCATCCTGAAGATATCCCGGTTTTGATCGAGTATTTTTCCAAACATTATGCCAATGAATTGAAGATCAAGATCAAGAATTTTCTTCCTGAAACAATTTCCGAATTACAATCATGGAAATTCAAAGGTAATGTTCGGGAATTGAAAAACCTGATCGAACGGATATATATTCTAATAGAAAAAGAAGATATAGAAAAAAACGATGTCCTCGAACTTTATAATATTTCCAAAGATATAGATTTCTGGAATCAAACCATACTTTATAAAGATAA